A genome region from Pygocentrus nattereri isolate fPygNat1 chromosome 6, fPygNat1.pri, whole genome shotgun sequence includes the following:
- the mitd1 gene encoding MIT domain-containing protein 1 isoform X1 → MSLNCLPGMETSAISVLKRAVELDQSSRFQESLVCYQEGIQLLLDVLKAVKDDSKKVHYREKIKGYMDRAEQIKDHLNKVKEEGKYHEQIKITEDATGFSYETLFKPYIKEGLAEVWVEDPYIRHVHQLYNFLRFCEMLLKAKCNVKKIHLLTSQDEDSSSQQVSALAEIKQSLQTQNVCLDIKYSSTIHDREIRFDNGWIIKIGRGLDYFKKPKGRFSIGYCDYDLRQCHETTVDVFHTKHTKNM, encoded by the exons ATGTCCCTGAACTGCCTCCCTGGTATGGAAACATCAGCAATCTCTGTACTCAAGAGAGCTGTGGAGCTCGATCAGAGTTCACGCTTTCAGGAATCTCTTGTGTGCTACCAGGAGGGCATTCAGTTACTACTAGATGTGCTGAAAG CAGTTAAAGATGACTCAAAAAAAGTTCACTACAGAGAGAAGATCAAAGGTTACATGGATCGAGCTGAGCAGATCAAAGATCACCTGAACAAAGTCAAAGAAG AGGGCAAATACCATGAGCAAATTAAAATTACAGAAGATGCCACTGGTTTCAGCTATGAGACTCTTTTCAAGCCATACATCAAGGAAGGGCTTGCTGAAGTCTGGGTTGAGGATCCATACATACGTCATGTGCACCAG CTGTATAACTTCCTGCGTTTCTGTGAGATGCTACTGAAAGCGAAATGTAATGTTAAGAAGATTCATCTCCTGACCTCACAAGATGAA GATAGCTCCTCTCAGCAAGTCAGTGCACTAGCAGAAATAAAGCAGTCTTTGCAAACTCAGAATGTCTGTCTGGACATTAAGTACTCCTCCACTATTCATGATAGGGAGATCAG GTTCGATAATGGTTGGATCATTAAGATTGGCAGGGGGCTTGATTACTTCAAGAAACCTAAG gGCCGCTTCTCCATTGGCTACTGTGACTATGACTTAAGACAGTGTCATGAGACTACAGTAGATGTttttcacacaaaacacacaaaaaatatgTGA
- the mitd1 gene encoding MIT domain-containing protein 1 isoform X2 yields the protein MSLNCLPGMETSAISVLKRAVELDQSSRFQESLVCYQEGIQLLLDVLKVKDDSKKVHYREKIKGYMDRAEQIKDHLNKVKEEGKYHEQIKITEDATGFSYETLFKPYIKEGLAEVWVEDPYIRHVHQLYNFLRFCEMLLKAKCNVKKIHLLTSQDEDSSSQQVSALAEIKQSLQTQNVCLDIKYSSTIHDREIRFDNGWIIKIGRGLDYFKKPKGRFSIGYCDYDLRQCHETTVDVFHTKHTKNM from the exons ATGTCCCTGAACTGCCTCCCTGGTATGGAAACATCAGCAATCTCTGTACTCAAGAGAGCTGTGGAGCTCGATCAGAGTTCACGCTTTCAGGAATCTCTTGTGTGCTACCAGGAGGGCATTCAGTTACTACTAGATGTGCTGAAAG TTAAAGATGACTCAAAAAAAGTTCACTACAGAGAGAAGATCAAAGGTTACATGGATCGAGCTGAGCAGATCAAAGATCACCTGAACAAAGTCAAAGAAG AGGGCAAATACCATGAGCAAATTAAAATTACAGAAGATGCCACTGGTTTCAGCTATGAGACTCTTTTCAAGCCATACATCAAGGAAGGGCTTGCTGAAGTCTGGGTTGAGGATCCATACATACGTCATGTGCACCAG CTGTATAACTTCCTGCGTTTCTGTGAGATGCTACTGAAAGCGAAATGTAATGTTAAGAAGATTCATCTCCTGACCTCACAAGATGAA GATAGCTCCTCTCAGCAAGTCAGTGCACTAGCAGAAATAAAGCAGTCTTTGCAAACTCAGAATGTCTGTCTGGACATTAAGTACTCCTCCACTATTCATGATAGGGAGATCAG GTTCGATAATGGTTGGATCATTAAGATTGGCAGGGGGCTTGATTACTTCAAGAAACCTAAG gGCCGCTTCTCCATTGGCTACTGTGACTATGACTTAAGACAGTGTCATGAGACTACAGTAGATGTttttcacacaaaacacacaaaaaatatgTGA
- the mitd1 gene encoding MIT domain-containing protein 1 isoform X3: protein MLEHCSANASHSATRALVRSAVKDDSKKVHYREKIKGYMDRAEQIKDHLNKVKEEGKYHEQIKITEDATGFSYETLFKPYIKEGLAEVWVEDPYIRHVHQLYNFLRFCEMLLKAKCNVKKIHLLTSQDEDSSSQQVSALAEIKQSLQTQNVCLDIKYSSTIHDREIRFDNGWIIKIGRGLDYFKKPKGRFSIGYCDYDLRQCHETTVDVFHTKHTKNM, encoded by the exons atgttagaGCATTGCTCTGCAAATGCAtcacattcagccacaagagcactagtgaggtcag CAGTTAAAGATGACTCAAAAAAAGTTCACTACAGAGAGAAGATCAAAGGTTACATGGATCGAGCTGAGCAGATCAAAGATCACCTGAACAAAGTCAAAGAAG AGGGCAAATACCATGAGCAAATTAAAATTACAGAAGATGCCACTGGTTTCAGCTATGAGACTCTTTTCAAGCCATACATCAAGGAAGGGCTTGCTGAAGTCTGGGTTGAGGATCCATACATACGTCATGTGCACCAG CTGTATAACTTCCTGCGTTTCTGTGAGATGCTACTGAAAGCGAAATGTAATGTTAAGAAGATTCATCTCCTGACCTCACAAGATGAA GATAGCTCCTCTCAGCAAGTCAGTGCACTAGCAGAAATAAAGCAGTCTTTGCAAACTCAGAATGTCTGTCTGGACATTAAGTACTCCTCCACTATTCATGATAGGGAGATCAG GTTCGATAATGGTTGGATCATTAAGATTGGCAGGGGGCTTGATTACTTCAAGAAACCTAAG gGCCGCTTCTCCATTGGCTACTGTGACTATGACTTAAGACAGTGTCATGAGACTACAGTAGATGTttttcacacaaaacacacaaaaaatatgTGA